A region of Phalacrocorax carbo chromosome 9, bPhaCar2.1, whole genome shotgun sequence DNA encodes the following proteins:
- the EIF5 gene encoding eukaryotic translation initiation factor 5 gives MSVNVNRSVSDQFYRYKMPRLIAKVEGKGNGIKTVIVNMVDVAKALNRPPTYPTKFFGCELGAQTQFDVKNDRYIVNGSHEANKLQDMLDGFIKKFVLCPECENPETDLHVNPKKQTIGNSCKACGYRGMLDTNHKLCTFILKNPPESGDTGTGKKEKEKKNRKGKDKENGSVSSNETLPPPPPEEITPPQVVEEEDDDDWGEDTTEEAQRRRMDEISDHAKNLTLSEDLERTVEERVNLLFDFVKKKKEEGVIDTSDKDIVAEAERLDVKAMGPLVLTEVLFDEKIREQIRKYRRHFLRFCHNNKKAQRYLLHGFECVVAMHQSQLISKIPHILKEMYDADLLEEEVILGWAEKASKKYVSKELAKEIRVKAEPFIKWLKEAEEESSGNEEEDEDENIEVVYSTTASVPKVETVKPANNKDDDIDIDAI, from the exons ATGTCTGTCAACGTCAACCGCAGTGTTTCAGATCAGTTCTATCGCTACAAAATGCCCCGTCTGATTGCCAAG GTGGAGGGCAAAGGAAATGGAATAAAGACGGTTATAGTCAACATGGTTGACGTTGCAAAGGCGCTTAATCGGCCTCCAACGT ATCCTACCAAATTTTTTGGTTGTGAGCTGGGAGCACAGACCCAGTTTGATGTTAAGAATGACCGTTACATTGTCAATGGATCTCATGAGGCGAATAAGCTGCAAGACATGTTGGATggattcattaaaaaatttgTTCTCTGTCCTGAGTGTGAGAATCCTGAAACTGATCTG catgtCAATCCTAAGAAACAAACTATAGGTAACTCTTGCAAAGCCTGTGGCTATCGAGGCATGCTTGACACAAACCATAAACTTTGCACGTTCATTCTCAAAAACCCACCTG AAAGTGGTGACACTggtacaggaaagaaagaaaaggagaaaaagaacagaaaaggcaaGGACAAAGAGAATGGTTCTGTGTCCAGTAATGAGACACTTCCACCCCCACCACCAGAGGAGATTACTCCTCCACAGGTTGTG GAAGAGGAGGACGATGATGACTGGGGTGAAGACACAACAGAAGAAGCCCAGAGGCGTAGAATGGATGAAATTAGTGACCATGCGAAGAACCTCACACTTAGTGAAGACCTGGAAAGAACAGTGGAGGAGAGGGTCAACCTACTGTTTGATTTTGTGAAG aaaaagaaggaagaaggtgTCATTGATACttctgacaaagacattgtagCAGAAGCAGAGAGACTGGATGTAAAGGCTATGGGCCCACTGGTTCTCACTGAAGTCCTTTTCGACGAAAAGATTCGTGAACAGATAAGGAAATACAGGCGTCACTTCCTTCGT TTCTGCCACAACAACAAGAAAGCTCAGAGGTATCTTCTCCATGGCTTCGAGTGTGTGGTAGCCATGCATCAGTCTCAGCTTATTTCTAAAATACCacatattttgaaggaaatgtaCGATGCAGATCTTCTGGAAGAAGAAGTCATCCTTGGCTGGGCAGAAAAG GCCTCaaagaaatatgtttcaaaGGAGCTTGCCAAAGAAATCCGTGTCAAAGCTGAACCATTTATTAAGTGGCTAAAGGAAGCTGAAGAAGAATCTTCCGGTAATGAAGAAGAGGATGAAGATGAAAATATAGAG GTGGTGTACTCTACAACTGCCAGTGTACCTAAAGTTGAAACTGTGAAGCCTGCAAACAATAAAGATGACGATATTGATATTGATGCCATTTAA